The Penaeus chinensis breed Huanghai No. 1 chromosome 39, ASM1920278v2, whole genome shotgun sequence genome has a segment encoding these proteins:
- the LOC125046860 gene encoding dehydrogenase/reductase SDR family member 11-like isoform X1: MERWVGRVALVTGASSGIGAAICRQLVGAGMKVVGAARNADRIQALSKELSGMPGSLTAMKCDLTKDSEVLNLFSGIKQQFGGVDVCINNAGMSHNHSLLDGTPEEWREMLDLNVVALCLCTKEAVASMKERKVDDGHIIHISSILGHVVTGSAPIHFYTATKYAVTALLEGLRQELRAEKSHIRVSAVSPGLTETEFSPRMRKDGENAYSAFKCLQAEDVASSVLHVLSAPPHVQIHDILMRPTFQPA; encoded by the exons ATGGAGCGTTGGGTTGGACGTGTTGCTTTGGTCACAGGAGCAAGCTCAGGCATTGGGGCTGCCATCTGCCGACAGCTGGTTGGTGCAGGCATGAAAGTGGTCGGAGCAGCACGTAATGCTGACAGGATTcag GCTCTTTCAAAGGAATTGTCAGGAATGCCAGGAAGCCTGACAGCCATGAAATGTGACTTGACCAAAGATTCAGAAGTCCTGAATCTCTTCTCTGGCATTAAGCAGCAGTTTGGTGGTGTTGATGTCTGTATCAATAATGCTGGGATGTCTCACAACCACAGTCTTCTTG ATGGTACACCagaagaatggagggaaatgTTGGATTTGAATGTAGTGGCTCTTTGTCTTTGCACCAAAGAAGCTGTGGCGTCTATGAAGGAACGAAAGGTGGATGATGGCCATATCATTCATATTAGCAG CATCCTAGGACATGTAGTTACTGGAAGTGCACCCATACACTTCTATACTGCCACTAAATATGCAGTTACAGCACTTTTAGAAGGCTTGCGGCAGGAGCTCCGAGCTGAAAAGTCACACATACGTGTTTCG GCTGTTAGTCCTGGCCTAACTGAGACTGAATTTTCTCCTCGAatgagaaaagatggagagaatgcATATAGTGCCTTCAAGTGTTTGCAAGCAGAAGATGTTGCTTCTTCTGTATTGCACGTCCTGTCAGCTCCGCCACATGTACAG ATTCATGATATTTTGATGCGACCAACATTTCAACCAGCATAA
- the LOC125046860 gene encoding dehydrogenase/reductase SDR family member 11-like isoform X2, translated as MERWVGRVALVTGASSGIGAAICRQLALSKELSGMPGSLTAMKCDLTKDSEVLNLFSGIKQQFGGVDVCINNAGMSHNHSLLDGTPEEWREMLDLNVVALCLCTKEAVASMKERKVDDGHIIHISSILGHVVTGSAPIHFYTATKYAVTALLEGLRQELRAEKSHIRVSAVSPGLTETEFSPRMRKDGENAYSAFKCLQAEDVASSVLHVLSAPPHVQIHDILMRPTFQPA; from the exons ATGGAGCGTTGGGTTGGACGTGTTGCTTTGGTCACAGGAGCAAGCTCAGGCATTGGGGCTGCCATCTGCCGACAGCTG GCTCTTTCAAAGGAATTGTCAGGAATGCCAGGAAGCCTGACAGCCATGAAATGTGACTTGACCAAAGATTCAGAAGTCCTGAATCTCTTCTCTGGCATTAAGCAGCAGTTTGGTGGTGTTGATGTCTGTATCAATAATGCTGGGATGTCTCACAACCACAGTCTTCTTG ATGGTACACCagaagaatggagggaaatgTTGGATTTGAATGTAGTGGCTCTTTGTCTTTGCACCAAAGAAGCTGTGGCGTCTATGAAGGAACGAAAGGTGGATGATGGCCATATCATTCATATTAGCAG CATCCTAGGACATGTAGTTACTGGAAGTGCACCCATACACTTCTATACTGCCACTAAATATGCAGTTACAGCACTTTTAGAAGGCTTGCGGCAGGAGCTCCGAGCTGAAAAGTCACACATACGTGTTTCG GCTGTTAGTCCTGGCCTAACTGAGACTGAATTTTCTCCTCGAatgagaaaagatggagagaatgcATATAGTGCCTTCAAGTGTTTGCAAGCAGAAGATGTTGCTTCTTCTGTATTGCACGTCCTGTCAGCTCCGCCACATGTACAG ATTCATGATATTTTGATGCGACCAACATTTCAACCAGCATAA